From a single Acidobacteriota bacterium genomic region:
- a CDS encoding cystathionine beta-synthase, producing MHYEENILELIGKTPLVKLNKLTRGIKALVLAKMESRNPGGSVKDRIGISMIDAAERDGRLKPGGTIVEATSGNTGIGLALTCAVRGYRAVFVMTDKCSVEKIRYLKALGADVVVVPVSAKPDSPDHYVNTARRIAQETPNSLFVFQYGNPANPEAHYLTTGPEIWEQTNGHITHFVAGVGTGGTISGTGRFLKEKNPDIRIIGADPYGSVFKTFKETGKLMQATPYLVEGIGQEIIPENVHMKYIDEIINVTDRDSFQMARRLGREEGIFCGGSTGTIAVAALQVAHDLPKDAVVVFIVCDTGERYLSKFLSDEWMREKRLLQPEKMTIGLLHQTKQNEETPHLVAVSPKHLVGDALQMMNQYGLSQLPVIEDGKSVGSLREGKMMSKLLKNRDLMKSTVAEVMEKGFPVVDEAVSIEHAAKHLKDSPAILVEEYGRIVGIVTRYDVLGAQL from the coding sequence ATGCACTACGAAGAAAATATTTTGGAGCTTATCGGTAAAACCCCTTTAGTAAAACTCAATAAATTGACCAGGGGCATCAAGGCGCTGGTGCTTGCGAAAATGGAATCGCGCAATCCGGGCGGCTCGGTCAAAGACCGCATCGGCATCTCGATGATTGATGCGGCGGAACGCGACGGCAGACTCAAACCCGGCGGCACCATCGTCGAAGCCACCAGCGGCAACACAGGCATCGGGCTTGCTCTCACCTGCGCGGTGCGCGGCTATCGCGCAGTGTTTGTGATGACCGACAAATGCTCGGTTGAAAAGATTCGCTATTTAAAAGCCCTCGGCGCAGATGTCGTGGTGGTTCCGGTTTCGGCAAAACCCGATTCGCCCGACCACTATGTCAACACGGCGCGGCGCATCGCCCAGGAAACGCCCAATTCCTTATTCGTTTTTCAATATGGCAATCCCGCAAATCCCGAAGCTCATTATTTGACGACGGGACCGGAAATCTGGGAACAGACCAACGGGCACATCACTCATTTCGTCGCCGGCGTCGGCACCGGCGGCACCATCAGCGGCACCGGGCGATTTCTGAAAGAAAAAAATCCCGACATCCGCATCATCGGCGCAGACCCCTATGGCTCGGTGTTCAAAACCTTCAAAGAGACCGGCAAACTCATGCAGGCAACGCCCTATTTAGTTGAAGGTATCGGGCAAGAGATCATTCCCGAAAATGTCCATATGAAATATATTGACGAAATCATCAATGTCACCGACCGCGATTCATTTCAGATGGCAAGACGACTTGGACGCGAAGAAGGGATTTTTTGCGGCGGTTCGACGGGGACGATTGCGGTTGCCGCCTTACAGGTCGCGCATGATTTGCCCAAAGATGCGGTCGTCGTGTTTATCGTTTGTGATACCGGCGAGCGGTATCTATCGAAGTTTTTATCTGATGAATGGATGCGCGAAAAACGTCTGTTGCAACCCGAAAAAATGACCATCGGGTTGTTGCATCAGACCAAACAGAACGAAGAGACGCCGCATCTGGTGGCGGTTTCACCCAAGCATCTGGTCGGCGATGCTTTGCAGATGATGAATCAATACGGGCTATCGCAGTTGCCGGTGATTGAAGATGGCAAATCCGTGGGGTCATTGCGCGAAGGCAAGATGATGTCAAAGCTTTTAAAAAATCGTGACCTGATGAAATCAACCGTTGCCGAAGTGATGGAAAAAGGTTTCCCGGTGGTTGATGAAGCGGTGAGTATCGAACACGCCGCCAAACATTTGAAAGATTCTCCGGCGATTCTGGTTGAAGAATACGGACGCATCGTCGGCATCGTCACACGCTACGACGTGCTGGGCGCGCAGTTGTAA
- a CDS encoding Dickkopf N-terminal cysteine-rich domain-containing protein — translation MVKKQTLVVLLIVVMVAVVLSIGVVTPTSKAVQNTSQVENSQRCSEDSQCPTGQKCINGTCQETAK, via the coding sequence ATGGTAAAAAAACAAACTTTAGTCGTTCTTTTGATTGTGGTAATGGTTGCTGTCGTTCTTAGCATAGGGGTTGTTACACCTACTTCAAAAGCTGTCCAAAACACATCTCAGGTTGAAAATTCTCAACGTTGCTCTGAAGACAGCCAGTGTCCAACTGGGCAAAAATGTATCAATGGAACATGTCAGGAAACCGCGAAATAG
- a CDS encoding lysine biosynthesis protein LysW — protein MPRGTCPECDADVQVDEDMDKGDTVECDDCGVMLEVVGLDPIELDVAVEEEEDEWEDE, from the coding sequence ATGCCAAGAGGGACTTGCCCGGAATGCGATGCTGATGTTCAAGTTGATGAGGATATGGACAAGGGCGATACGGTTGAATGCGACGATTGCGGCGTCATGTTAGAAGTCGTTGGTCTTGACCCAATCGAACTGGACGTAGCCGTAGAAGAAGAAGAGGATGAATGGGAAGACGAATAG
- a CDS encoding phosphatase PAP2 family protein encodes MVVKEEGETGRPGGGETANFQTPLQEPVQATTREPLQTSTQNRTLSVGQDGASGAKQKLPEGAVYDGRLTPADKVFIAYLLILAGLILLAIERIEHWAMLLLLHALSLGFIVLLAKVIAPKLGNVGRFIRGWYAVPFIPTTFKELEYLIPRLHPRDFDWQLAAIDYRVFGVHPTIWLERLHVPLLTEIFQIVYATYYFYPVILGVVLWLRGDFERFHFWVFILMCGFYLSYLGYIAVPAIGPRFILADQQSLPLSGVWLFDTIRGTLDRAEGITRDCFPSGHTEITLLVLFYAWKFHRRTFQWMWLPLFAIIVSTVYLRYHYVVDVVAGVVAALLVIAAAKPMYRWLGGGEIETTD; translated from the coding sequence ATGGTTGTAAAAGAAGAAGGGGAGACCGGGAGACCGGGAGGCGGGGAGACGGCAAACTTTCAAACTCCTTTGCAAGAGCCTGTGCAAGCTACTACGCGAGAGCCTCTTCAAACTTCCACACAAAACCGCACCCTAAGCGTAGGTCAGGACGGCGCAAGCGGCGCTAAACAAAAATTACCTGAGGGCGCAGTCTACGATGGGCGATTGACACCCGCCGATAAAGTCTTCATTGCTTATCTGCTAATCCTTGCCGGTTTAATTTTATTGGCGATTGAACGCATTGAGCATTGGGCAATGTTACTGTTGCTTCATGCGTTGAGCCTGGGCTTTATCGTCTTACTGGCAAAAGTAATTGCGCCGAAACTGGGCAATGTCGGGCGATTCATTCGCGGCTGGTATGCCGTACCGTTTATTCCTACGACGTTTAAAGAGCTTGAATATTTGATTCCGCGCCTGCACCCGCGTGATTTCGACTGGCAACTGGCGGCTATTGATTACCGCGTGTTTGGCGTGCATCCGACCATCTGGCTCGAACGTTTGCACGTTCCGTTGCTCACGGAAATTTTTCAAATCGTTTATGCGACCTACTATTTTTATCCGGTGATTTTAGGTGTGGTACTCTGGCTGAGAGGCGATTTTGAGAGATTTCACTTCTGGGTATTTATTCTGATGTGCGGATTTTATTTATCGTATCTGGGCTATATCGCTGTACCGGCAATCGGGCCGCGATTTATTCTCGCCGACCAACAGAGCTTGCCGCTTTCGGGCGTCTGGTTATTCGATACGATTCGCGGGACGCTTGATCGAGCCGAGGGCATTACGCGGGATTGTTTCCCCAGCGGGCATACGGAAATCACATTGCTGGTACTTTTTTATGCGTGGAAATTTCATCGGCGAACCTTTCAATGGATGTGGTTGCCGCTTTTCGCCATCATTGTTTCAACGGTTTATTTGCGCTATCACTACGTTGTCGATGTGGTGGCGGGTGTGGTTGCGGCGCTTTTGGTGATTGCCGCCGCCAAACCAATGTATCGCTGGCTTGGCGGTGGTGAAATTGAAACGACCGATTAA
- a CDS encoding NAD-dependent epimerase/dehydratase family protein has protein sequence MNYTGAGIITHEMSEKILVTGATGFVGSHLVERLIECGKQVRCLVRKSSNLRYLTHPQIELVYGGLDGSTNWEEAFADVGMVYHVAGLTFARRPQDYFIVNHQGTEAIVSATLLHREQIKKFVHVSSLAAVGPGVKDRPVDEDTTPAPITAYGRSKLMGEEVVLAAADLLPVTIVRPPAVYGPRDYAIYEMFKAIARGFSPSIGKYDKQISLVHVFDLADGIILAGESDNANGRVYFISSEEIYSYDALVEMIAKIFNRKVRSLAIPKSLAYSVAAVAEVASAITRKAPVMNRDKVTDFSQENWGCSIARAKKELGYEQQIPIEEGLRRTIDWYRKEGWL, from the coding sequence GTGAATTACACGGGCGCTGGTATTATCACACACGAGATGAGCGAAAAAATTTTAGTCACCGGAGCCACGGGATTTGTCGGCAGCCATCTGGTTGAGCGTTTGATTGAATGCGGCAAACAGGTGCGCTGCCTGGTGCGAAAATCAAGTAACCTCAGATACCTCACCCATCCGCAAATTGAATTGGTTTACGGCGGACTTGATGGCTCGACCAACTGGGAAGAGGCGTTTGCCGATGTCGGAATGGTTTATCACGTCGCCGGGTTGACCTTTGCCAGACGCCCACAAGACTATTTCATCGTCAATCATCAGGGCACCGAAGCGATTGTCTCGGCGACGCTGTTGCATCGTGAACAGATAAAAAAATTCGTGCATGTCAGTTCGCTTGCGGCGGTCGGTCCCGGCGTCAAAGACCGTCCGGTTGACGAAGACACAACCCCCGCGCCGATTACCGCTTACGGACGCAGCAAATTGATGGGCGAAGAGGTGGTGTTGGCTGCCGCAGATTTATTACCAGTGACCATCGTGCGACCCCCTGCGGTTTATGGGCCGCGCGATTACGCGATCTATGAAATGTTCAAAGCGATTGCCAGAGGTTTTTCTCCTTCGATTGGCAAATATGATAAGCAAATCAGTCTGGTGCATGTTTTCGATTTAGCCGATGGCATCATTCTCGCAGGTGAAAGCGACAACGCTAACGGGCGAGTCTATTTCATTTCAAGCGAAGAAATTTATTCTTATGATGCGCTGGTTGAAATGATTGCAAAAATTTTTAATCGCAAAGTGCGTTCGCTCGCGATACCGAAAAGCCTGGCTTACAGCGTGGCGGCAGTTGCCGAAGTCGCTTCAGCCATCACCCGCAAAGCGCCTGTGATGAATCGCGATAAAGTGACCGATTTTTCGCAGGAAAACTGGGGTTGTTCGATTGCCCGGGCTAAAAAAGAGTTGGGTTACGAACAACAGATTCCCATCGAAGAAGGCTTGCGCCGCACCATTGACTGGTACAGGAAAGAAGGATGGTTGTAA
- a CDS encoding winged helix-turn-helix domain-containing protein: MKHLYRFGDFYLDPQNKSLLKDQATIQLAPKTFDTLLVLVEKNGNVVTKDELLQKVWQGAAIEENNLNQQISALRKTLGEAPDGMKFIETIPKRGYKFVAPVEEVDDAIIIEKHKLSRVVIEHRSGEQAQVATAELTDPATKVLPETQQSFWQTRQKVIAAFLILLMLIGGYTIWRYFKPVDSPEAQWSNGIIETQLISVKANVGGGIGSCKFSPDGKLVAYTDERDNYLNIRVTKVGSNVSRAITDEKSINQSPVWSPDGGQIAFLSDRGSKLGLWAVDSFGGAPKPLITFDDFGEKGKEGKPSLIKWSKNEKIYYQWGSNLFSVDLNSKAISQITSFDQTKFFTRDFDISADENYIVYLDKQNNQSDIWQLPMQGGTPVQLTSDAATERSPLWYPDGKHLVYKSITDATNQICLYNLESREITQIKLENDDGALRDISPDGQQILYSQRKIESDIWKLDVDNPEEIPLTAESDLESWADASPDGTTIAYQVIKGTQGRWDFKESRLFIKPIASESPATELAAKAYDPQWSPDGKSIAFLRVVEGFHDLCVISAMGGQERNLVAGNVQYGGSVPPAMLRSLPKDYCWSPDSSKIAYSYRQDEVNNIWVVAADGSDNRKISNNLDTNLEVKCPMWSPDGKRLAYISGYTPPPNENQRWSLWVSDSDKPVFQTASVLQLLGWAGENEFIVASVENERGNKANLTKVTLSKISPAGEQKIATLESTYLANIYLSPDGKQVAFVAVQNGKGNIYLMPVGGGEVKPLTNNPDPRVLFSTLNWSADSKTLFYGKTGLINGLTLITSKGDE, translated from the coding sequence ATGAAGCATTTATACAGATTCGGCGATTTTTATTTAGACCCCCAAAACAAATCTTTATTAAAAGACCAGGCGACGATTCAGCTTGCGCCCAAGACCTTCGACACCCTTTTGGTGCTGGTTGAAAAAAACGGTAATGTCGTAACCAAAGATGAATTGTTACAGAAAGTCTGGCAGGGCGCTGCCATTGAAGAGAACAATTTAAACCAACAGATTTCCGCTCTGCGGAAAACTTTGGGTGAAGCGCCCGATGGCATGAAGTTCATCGAAACGATTCCGAAACGCGGTTACAAATTCGTCGCCCCGGTTGAAGAAGTCGATGACGCCATCATCATCGAAAAGCATAAACTCTCGCGCGTGGTCATTGAACATCGAAGCGGCGAGCAGGCGCAGGTTGCAACAGCGGAACTCACAGACCCGGCGACTAAAGTTTTACCTGAGACTCAGCAAAGCTTTTGGCAAACCCGGCAAAAGGTGATTGCGGCTTTCCTGATACTTCTGATGCTCATCGGCGGCTACACGATTTGGCGATACTTCAAACCGGTTGATAGTCCTGAAGCTCAGTGGAGCAACGGCATCATTGAAACTCAGCTTATTTCCGTAAAAGCAAATGTCGGCGGAGGTATTGGTTCATGCAAATTTTCACCTGACGGAAAGCTGGTGGCTTATACTGATGAAAGAGATAATTATCTCAACATTCGAGTCACTAAAGTTGGCAGCAACGTTTCAAGAGCGATTACCGATGAAAAATCGATAAATCAAAGCCCGGTCTGGTCGCCTGATGGTGGGCAGATTGCTTTTTTATCTGACCGGGGCAGTAAACTCGGACTGTGGGCGGTGGATTCTTTTGGCGGCGCGCCGAAACCTCTCATCACGTTTGATGACTTCGGAGAAAAGGGCAAAGAGGGTAAACCATCACTTATCAAATGGTCAAAAAACGAAAAAATTTACTATCAATGGGGCAGCAATTTATTTAGCGTCGATTTAAATTCAAAAGCCATTTCGCAAATCACGTCATTTGACCAGACAAAATTTTTTACCAGAGATTTCGACATTTCAGCCGACGAAAACTATATCGTGTATTTGGATAAACAGAACAACCAGTCCGATATTTGGCAACTGCCGATGCAGGGTGGCACTCCGGTTCAACTTACCAGTGATGCAGCAACCGAACGTAGTCCGTTGTGGTATCCTGACGGGAAACACTTGGTTTACAAATCAATCACCGATGCCACCAATCAAATCTGTTTATACAATCTCGAAAGCCGAGAGATAACCCAGATTAAACTTGAAAACGACGATGGCGCTTTGAGGGATATATCACCCGATGGTCAGCAGATACTCTATTCTCAAAGAAAAATTGAATCGGATATATGGAAACTGGATGTAGATAATCCCGAAGAAATTCCGCTGACTGCGGAATCGGATTTGGAATCCTGGGCGGACGCTTCACCCGATGGCACAACCATCGCCTATCAAGTGATTAAAGGAACCCAGGGAAGATGGGATTTTAAAGAAAGCCGGTTATTTATTAAACCGATTGCTTCGGAAAGTCCGGCAACTGAACTCGCGGCGAAAGCCTATGACCCGCAATGGTCACCCGATGGAAAAAGCATCGCATTTCTTCGGGTTGTCGAGGGGTTCCATGACCTCTGTGTGATTAGCGCGATGGGCGGGCAGGAACGAAATCTGGTAGCGGGCAATGTTCAATATGGTGGTTCAGTTCCTCCGGCAATGCTTCGCTCACTGCCCAAAGATTATTGCTGGTCGCCCGATAGCAGCAAAATTGCTTATAGCTACCGGCAAGATGAAGTGAACAATATCTGGGTAGTAGCGGCAGATGGCTCCGACAATCGGAAAATTTCAAACAATCTGGATACAAACCTCGAAGTAAAATGCCCGATGTGGTCGCCTGATGGCAAACGCCTTGCCTATATTTCCGGTTACACTCCTCCCCCAAATGAAAATCAACGTTGGAGTTTATGGGTTTCCGATTCGGATAAGCCGGTATTTCAAACGGCTTCCGTTTTACAATTACTGGGCTGGGCAGGAGAAAACGAATTCATAGTCGCAAGCGTTGAAAACGAAAGGGGCAATAAAGCCAACCTTACAAAAGTGACATTGTCAAAAATTTCCCCCGCAGGTGAACAAAAAATTGCCACTCTCGAATCGACCTACCTTGCCAATATTTATTTATCGCCGGATGGTAAGCAGGTAGCATTTGTGGCGGTGCAAAACGGCAAAGGAAATATTTATCTGATGCCAGTTGGCGGAGGCGAGGTTAAACCATTAACCAACAATCCTGACCCAAGGGTGCTCTTTTCGACACTCAACTGGTCAGCCGACAGCAAAACCCTGTTTTACGGGAAAACCGGGTTAATTAACGGATTAACTCTGATTACGAGCAAAGGAGACGAATAG
- a CDS encoding YkgJ family cysteine cluster protein, with amino-acid sequence MSQTNGKVLRVLYDCAQCPGYCCSYDRIEVTKKDITRLAKRFNLTYEQAEKKFTKFAWGERILRHRKDHVFKSTCQFFDQSERRCTIYAARPDVCREYPDGRRCAYFDFLKAERVRQQDPEFIPSA; translated from the coding sequence ATGTCTCAAACCAACGGTAAGGTTTTGCGGGTTTTATACGATTGTGCGCAGTGTCCCGGTTATTGTTGCAGTTATGACCGCATCGAAGTCACCAAAAAAGACATCACCCGATTAGCCAAACGTTTCAATCTGACTTATGAACAGGCTGAGAAAAAATTCACCAAGTTTGCCTGGGGCGAACGCATTTTGCGTCATCGCAAAGACCATGTCTTCAAATCCACCTGCCAGTTTTTCGACCAGAGCGAACGCCGTTGCACAATTTATGCAGCGCGACCCGACGTTTGTCGCGAATATCCGGACGGCAGGCGTTGCGCTTATTTCGACTTCTTAAAGGCTGAGCGCGTCCGCCAGCAAGACCCTGAGTTTATCCCCTCGGCTTGA
- a CDS encoding pitrilysin family protein, whose amino-acid sequence MKFLQSTVSLFLALFFVTFNSTPTKAQSFEVKTHQLTNGMKILIQEDHSIPSVALYIFYRIGSRNERPGTTGLSHFFEHMMFNGAKKYGAGEFDRVMEAAGGRNNAYTSNDVTVYQDWFTPSALELIFDLEGDRIQNLAFDPKIIESERGVVASERRTSVDANNFGLLNEQLYAAAFTAHPYQWPVVGWMVDIENWKMEDLKKHFEMGYAPNNATMVVVGDVSADEIIKFAQKYIAPIRARELPAKVTTTEPEQLGERRIVLKKFAQLPILMMGYHIPESAHPDYYPLRVLENVLFAGDSSRLYQRLVDKDQLALSVRGGLGFGFSFDPSLFEITAQPKDGVAPETVEKVIYQEIDKLKTELITDKELEKAKNILLADFYRTQKTINGKANTLGSYEVFFGDYKKMFNAADDYKKVTKEDVQRVVKKYFSENHRTVATLIPEKANTTADAKKVESGKPSVAAKKSKTATTNQQTASKK is encoded by the coding sequence ATGAAATTTTTGCAATCAACTGTCAGCCTGTTTCTGGCTCTATTCTTTGTCACCTTCAATTCAACCCCAACCAAAGCCCAGAGTTTTGAAGTCAAAACCCATCAGCTTACAAACGGGATGAAGATTTTAATTCAGGAAGACCACTCGATTCCGAGTGTGGCGCTCTATATTTTTTATCGCATCGGCTCGCGCAATGAACGACCCGGCACTACGGGGCTTTCACATTTCTTCGAGCACATGATGTTTAACGGCGCGAAAAAATATGGCGCGGGCGAATTTGACCGCGTGATGGAAGCCGCCGGCGGGCGCAACAACGCTTACACCTCAAACGATGTGACGGTTTATCAGGACTGGTTCACGCCCTCGGCGCTTGAATTGATTTTTGACCTCGAAGGCGACCGCATTCAAAACCTCGCCTTCGACCCCAAGATTATCGAATCCGAACGCGGCGTGGTGGCAAGCGAACGGCGCACTTCGGTTGATGCCAATAATTTCGGACTGCTGAACGAACAGCTTTATGCGGCGGCGTTCACGGCGCATCCCTATCAGTGGCCGGTGGTCGGCTGGATGGTCGATATTGAAAACTGGAAAATGGAAGACCTCAAAAAACATTTCGAGATGGGCTATGCGCCAAACAACGCCACGATGGTTGTGGTCGGCGATGTGAGCGCCGATGAAATTATCAAGTTTGCGCAAAAATATATCGCACCGATTCGCGCCCGCGAACTGCCGGCAAAAGTTACGACCACGGAACCCGAACAGCTTGGTGAACGCCGCATCGTGCTGAAAAAATTTGCGCAGTTGCCGATTTTGATGATGGGCTATCACATACCCGAATCGGCACACCCGGATTATTATCCGCTTCGCGTTTTAGAAAATGTGTTGTTCGCGGGCGACAGTTCGCGCCTGTATCAACGTCTGGTTGATAAAGACCAACTGGCGCTTTCGGTGCGCGGCGGTTTGGGGTTCGGCTTCAGTTTCGACCCCTCGCTTTTTGAAATCACCGCGCAACCCAAAGATGGGGTCGCGCCCGAAACGGTTGAAAAGGTCATCTATCAGGAGATTGATAAACTGAAAACCGAATTGATTACCGATAAAGAGCTGGAAAAAGCCAAAAATATTTTGCTTGCCGATTTTTATCGCACACAGAAAACCATCAACGGCAAAGCCAACACGCTTGGCAGCTACGAAGTATTTTTCGGTGATTACAAAAAGATGTTCAACGCGGCTGATGATTATAAGAAAGTTACCAAAGAAGATGTGCAGCGCGTGGTGAAAAAATATTTTTCGGAAAACCATCGCACCGTGGCAACGCTGATTCCCGAAAAAGCCAACACCACGGCTGATGCGAAAAAAGTCGAATCCGGCAAACCCTCGGTCGCCGCGAAAAAATCGAAGACTGCCACAACCAATCAACAGACCGCGAGCAAAAAATAA